The following are encoded in a window of Rhodomicrobium lacus genomic DNA:
- a CDS encoding NAD-glutamate dehydrogenase, translated as MSQTADRTGAGSSILAGTRPLVADDLAARFAAQLVAESGCSDLASDRAATFSALAAEAFENLRRRHSHAPEISIRSLTSHEGENIVIDIANDDMPFLLDSVLGELRELGLVPFLVAHPIFEVERDGNGVLAALAPAAPEPNGHARESVMHLEIARPGIAPSFETIDRALRRVIADTALVVGDFHAMTDRLKAAISDIERNPPPASPQTNAEGLDFLRWIAEDNFIFLGVREFAYDARVGELVPQTERSLGLLRDPGRIVLRVEPSRVLTPESRAYYLNAPPVVVIKANAKSTVHRRVHMDAIAVKLHDAERRVTGQIVFAGLFTASAFNLPVHDVPILRRTVKKVLQRSRHPAESHSGRALLNVLETFPREELFQISPERLSTVSEEILKTELAPRPRVLVRRDEFRRFVTVLVYVPREKHNTSVRERIEAMLAEAFDGRFEQTTPYYPESAMVRLQVEIWKADGDLLDPAERDLEAKVEDIITTWADRFSARVLAERGSDGQTLIEKYRDAFPAGYQERNDADRALKDIERFEKLREGHRTGIDLYRAADAEPGAVRATLQQLDEPLTLSRRVPILENLGFDVISERTYLLTPKANGGARRFYLHDIDLRLREGDAAAFCERRGALEDGFLAVWADAVPNDRFNGLILAAGLDWRQAALIRAYAAYYRQTGATYAAAYVAETLDKHGAIAADLFRLFEAMFDPAKGGDADREAALAEISARIFAALDAIPSMDDDRILRQLTSLIEATLRTNFYQKGPDGAPPETIAFKLRSRDIAWLPAPRPHAEIFVSSPRFEGVHLRGGPIARGGLRWSNRPQDFRTEILGLAKAQQVKNAVIVPQGAKGGFVPKATGGANRDATYDEGIAAYEAFVSSLLSLTDNLVKGEIVPPADTVRRDGDDPYLVVAADKGTATFSDFANEIAAKRGFWLGDAFASGGSAGYDHKKMGITAKGAWEAVKRHFREMNVDIQTTPFTVAGVGDMSGDVFGNGMLLSRKIRLVAAFDHRDIFIDPAPDPEASFEERKRLFERPRSSWQDYDRAKLSAGGGVYSRKEKSIALSEAAQKLLGVGAQATPQDVMAAILRADVDLLWFGGIGTYVRASTETDQQAGDKANDAIRAAANELRAKVIGEGANLGVTQKGRVEFALAGGRINTDAIDNSAGVNTSDVEVNIKIALGRAVAEGKIDTPERNAVLSAMTDDVAASVLRNNYLQTLALSVAASDGLAELGFHQRLIQSLVKDGRLNRAVEALPTDAQLAERAAQGKPLTRPELAVLLAYAKIVLEDDLVKSMVLDDPFLARELPAYFPPAMRERFAAEIDAHPLRRAIIATSLANDIVNRGGPTFVVRLTDETGQPPEAVACAFAAVSAIYDLPAIHAGLDALDGRIDSAEQLRLYRTARDLLRRQAGFFLRHHRFRDGLEQGIAPYARGVAALAAAFSGDTAALLPERAVARLADAVARLQKTGLSPEFARRFAALEPLAQALDIVRVAGDMEAPVEDAARVVFAIRDAFHLDDIAAASEALAEGDHFDRLAVDASLSGLASAQRRLARSILAQSARRSDFAAWRARNEAAVSRVAEGLAEVLSGRGLTLAKLTVAVAQFRDLSAP; from the coding sequence ATGTCTCAAACGGCAGACCGAACGGGCGCAGGGTCTTCGATCCTCGCAGGCACACGCCCGCTCGTGGCGGATGATCTGGCCGCCCGCTTCGCCGCGCAGCTTGTGGCCGAGTCCGGGTGCTCGGATCTCGCTTCCGATCGCGCAGCCACGTTTTCGGCGCTCGCGGCCGAGGCCTTCGAAAACCTGCGTCGGCGTCATTCCCACGCGCCGGAGATTTCGATCCGCTCCCTGACCTCCCACGAGGGCGAAAACATCGTCATCGACATCGCGAACGACGACATGCCCTTCCTCCTCGATTCTGTGCTGGGCGAGTTGCGCGAGCTTGGGCTCGTGCCTTTCCTTGTCGCGCATCCCATCTTCGAGGTCGAGCGGGACGGCAACGGCGTCCTTGCCGCGCTCGCACCGGCCGCGCCCGAGCCGAACGGCCACGCCCGCGAAAGCGTCATGCATCTCGAAATCGCAAGGCCCGGCATCGCGCCGTCGTTTGAAACCATCGACCGGGCCCTCCGCCGCGTCATCGCGGATACGGCGCTCGTCGTCGGCGACTTCCACGCCATGACCGACCGCCTCAAGGCCGCGATCTCCGACATCGAACGGAACCCGCCGCCCGCGTCGCCGCAGACGAACGCCGAAGGGCTCGATTTCCTGCGCTGGATCGCCGAAGACAACTTCATCTTTCTCGGCGTTCGAGAATTCGCCTATGACGCACGCGTCGGCGAACTCGTCCCGCAGACGGAGCGAAGCCTCGGCCTTCTGCGCGATCCCGGCCGCATCGTGCTGCGCGTCGAGCCGAGCCGCGTGCTGACGCCCGAAAGCCGGGCCTATTACCTTAACGCGCCGCCCGTGGTCGTCATAAAGGCGAACGCGAAATCGACCGTTCATCGCCGCGTTCACATGGACGCAATCGCCGTCAAATTGCACGACGCCGAACGCCGCGTGACGGGCCAGATCGTCTTCGCGGGACTGTTCACCGCGAGCGCCTTCAACCTCCCCGTCCACGACGTTCCCATCCTTCGGCGCACGGTGAAGAAGGTGCTTCAGCGCTCGCGACATCCGGCGGAGAGCCACTCCGGGCGAGCGCTCCTGAACGTCCTTGAGACCTTCCCACGCGAAGAGCTGTTCCAGATTTCGCCGGAGCGGCTGTCGACGGTCTCCGAGGAAATCCTCAAGACCGAGCTTGCACCGCGACCGCGCGTGCTGGTGCGCCGCGACGAGTTCCGTCGCTTCGTCACGGTGCTCGTCTACGTGCCGCGCGAGAAGCACAACACGAGCGTCCGCGAGCGGATCGAGGCGATGCTCGCCGAGGCGTTCGACGGCCGCTTCGAGCAGACGACGCCGTATTATCCCGAGAGCGCGATGGTGCGCCTTCAGGTGGAGATATGGAAGGCGGACGGCGACCTGCTCGACCCCGCCGAGCGGGATCTCGAAGCGAAGGTCGAGGATATCATCACCACCTGGGCGGATCGCTTTTCCGCGCGCGTGCTCGCCGAGCGCGGCAGCGACGGGCAGACGCTGATCGAGAAATACCGGGACGCGTTTCCGGCTGGCTATCAGGAGCGCAACGACGCCGACCGCGCGCTCAAGGATATCGAGCGGTTCGAGAAGCTGAGGGAAGGGCACCGGACCGGCATCGACCTTTATCGCGCGGCCGACGCGGAGCCCGGTGCCGTGCGGGCGACGCTGCAACAGCTCGACGAGCCGCTGACGCTCTCGCGGCGCGTGCCGATCCTCGAAAATCTCGGCTTCGATGTGATTTCCGAGCGCACCTATCTGCTCACGCCGAAGGCCAATGGCGGCGCCAGGCGGTTCTATCTGCACGACATCGACCTCCGTCTGCGCGAGGGCGACGCGGCGGCATTCTGCGAGCGGCGCGGGGCGCTTGAGGACGGCTTTCTCGCCGTGTGGGCCGACGCCGTGCCGAACGACCGCTTTAACGGCCTGATCCTCGCGGCGGGGCTCGACTGGCGGCAGGCGGCGCTCATCCGCGCCTATGCGGCCTATTACCGTCAGACCGGGGCGACCTATGCCGCTGCCTATGTCGCCGAAACGCTCGACAAGCATGGCGCAATCGCCGCCGACCTGTTCCGCCTGTTCGAGGCGATGTTCGATCCCGCGAAAGGCGGCGATGCGGATCGCGAGGCGGCGCTGGCCGAGATTTCGGCGCGCATCTTCGCCGCGCTCGACGCGATCCCGTCGATGGATGACGATCGGATCCTGCGGCAACTCACCTCGCTCATCGAGGCGACGCTGCGCACGAATTTCTACCAGAAGGGGCCGGATGGTGCGCCGCCCGAAACAATCGCCTTCAAGCTTAGAAGCCGCGACATTGCATGGCTGCCCGCGCCGAGGCCCCATGCCGAGATCTTTGTCTCGTCGCCGCGCTTCGAGGGTGTGCATCTGCGCGGCGGACCCATCGCGCGCGGCGGGCTTCGCTGGTCGAACCGCCCGCAGGATTTCCGCACCGAAATTCTCGGCCTCGCCAAGGCCCAGCAGGTGAAAAACGCGGTCATCGTGCCGCAGGGCGCGAAGGGCGGTTTCGTGCCGAAAGCGACGGGTGGCGCGAACCGCGACGCGACCTACGACGAGGGTATCGCGGCCTACGAGGCGTTTGTTTCGAGCCTCCTGTCGCTAACCGACAATCTGGTGAAGGGCGAGATCGTGCCCCCCGCCGACACCGTGCGCCGCGACGGCGACGATCCGTATCTCGTCGTTGCCGCAGACAAGGGCACGGCCACGTTTTCCGACTTCGCAAACGAGATCGCCGCGAAGCGGGGCTTCTGGCTCGGCGATGCGTTCGCGAGCGGCGGCTCGGCGGGCTACGATCACAAGAAGATGGGCATCACCGCAAAGGGCGCATGGGAGGCTGTGAAGCGCCATTTCCGGGAGATGAACGTCGACATTCAGACGACGCCGTTCACGGTGGCGGGCGTGGGCGACATGTCGGGCGATGTCTTCGGCAACGGCATGCTGCTTTCGCGCAAGATCCGGCTCGTCGCCGCCTTCGATCACCGCGACATTTTCATCGATCCGGCGCCCGACCCCGAGGCGAGCTTCGAGGAGCGCAAGCGCCTGTTCGAGCGCCCGCGTTCGAGCTGGCAGGATTACGACCGGGCGAAGCTTTCGGCTGGCGGCGGCGTCTACAGCCGCAAGGAAAAGTCGATCGCGCTTTCGGAGGCCGCACAAAAGCTTCTCGGCGTCGGCGCGCAGGCGACCCCGCAGGACGTGATGGCCGCGATCCTTCGCGCTGACGTGGATCTCCTCTGGTTCGGGGGGATCGGCACTTATGTGCGCGCCAGCACCGAAACGGACCAGCAGGCCGGCGACAAGGCGAACGACGCGATCCGCGCGGCGGCGAACGAGCTTCGCGCGAAGGTGATCGGCGAGGGCGCCAATCTCGGTGTCACGCAGAAAGGGCGCGTCGAGTTTGCGCTCGCGGGCGGGCGCATCAACACGGACGCCATCGACAACTCGGCGGGAGTGAACACGTCGGACGTGGAGGTGAACATCAAGATCGCGCTTGGCCGCGCGGTCGCGGAAGGCAAGATCGACACGCCGGAGCGCAACGCCGTTCTGTCCGCGATGACGGACGATGTCGCCGCCTCGGTGCTGCGCAACAATTACCTGCAAACGCTGGCGCTCAGCGTCGCGGCAAGCGACGGGCTGGCGGAACTCGGTTTCCACCAACGCCTGATCCAGAGCCTCGTGAAGGATGGCCGCCTCAACCGCGCCGTGGAAGCACTGCCGACCGACGCGCAGCTTGCCGAGCGCGCGGCGCAGGGAAAGCCGCTGACGCGCCCGGAACTCGCGGTGCTGCTCGCCTACGCGAAGATCGTGCTCGAAGACGATCTCGTGAAGTCGATGGTGTTGGACGATCCATTCCTTGCCCGCGAACTTCCGGCCTATTTTCCGCCCGCCATGCGCGAGCGCTTCGCCGCCGAAATCGACGCGCATCCGCTGCGCCGCGCCATCATCGCGACGAGCCTTGCGAACGATATCGTCAATCGCGGCGGCCCGACCTTCGTCGTGCGGCTGACGGACGAGACCGGCCAGCCGCCGGAGGCCGTCGCCTGCGCCTTCGCGGCGGTGAGCGCGATTTACGATCTGCCGGCGATCCATGCAGGGCTCGATGCGCTCGACGGCCGGATCGACAGTGCGGAGCAGCTTCGGTTGTATCGCACCGCGCGCGATCTTCTGCGGCGGCAGGCGGGCTTCTTTCTGCGTCACCACCGCTTCAGGGACGGGCTGGAGCAGGGCATTGCGCCCTATGCGCGAGGCGTCGCGGCGCTTGCCGCCGCGTTCTCCGGGGATACGGCGGCGCTCCTGCCGGAAAGGGCGGTCGCGAGGCTCGCCGATGCTGTGGCGCGGCTTCAGAAGACGGGACTTTCGCCGGAATTTGCACGGCGCTTCGCCGCGCTCGAACCGCTGGCGCAGGCGCTCGATATCGTGCGGGTGGCCGGGGATATGGAGGCGCCGGTTGAAGATGCCGCGCGCGTCGTCTTCGCCATCCGCGACGCGTTCCATCTGGACGACATCGCGGCGGCGTCGGAAGCGCTCGCGGAAGGCGACCATTTCGACCGTCTGGCCGTGGATGCCAGCCTCTCGGGGCTCGCTTCGGCCCAGCGTCGGCTTGCGCGAAGCATTCTGGCACAATCGGCTCGCCGCTCGGATTTCGCGGCCTGGCGCGCCCGAAACGAAGCCGCGGTGAGCCGCGTGGCCGAAGGGCTGGCCGAGGTACTCTCGGGGCGTGGGCTGACGCTCGCGAAACTCACCGTCGCCGTCGCGCAGTTCCGCGATCTCTCGGCGCCGTAA
- a CDS encoding AzlD domain-containing protein: MHDSTWIWLSFAIVGTAASDIWRFAGVFLSRGVDPDSAVIVWVKDVSTALVAALIARMLLSPTGALAGVGDAVRFIAFGAGLAAFGLSGRRLAVGLLAAEAAFFAAHALLET, from the coding sequence ATGCACGACAGCACATGGATCTGGCTTTCATTCGCCATCGTCGGGACGGCGGCGAGCGACATATGGCGGTTTGCAGGCGTGTTCCTGTCTCGCGGCGTCGACCCGGACAGTGCGGTGATCGTGTGGGTGAAGGACGTGTCGACGGCGCTGGTCGCCGCGCTCATCGCGCGCATGCTGCTTTCGCCCACGGGTGCGCTCGCGGGCGTCGGCGATGCGGTGCGTTTCATCGCGTTCGGCGCCGGGCTTGCCGCCTTCGGGCTGTCCGGACGCAGGCTCGCGGTCGGACTTCTGGCCGCCGAGGCCGCCTTTTTCGCCGCGCACGCCTTGCTCGAAACGTAG